A section of the Humulus lupulus chromosome 2, drHumLupu1.1, whole genome shotgun sequence genome encodes:
- the LOC133817697 gene encoding uncharacterized protein LOC133817697 produces the protein MATLAAAAARQAATLSRISTPRTPFQAANLVQRRGLAGAADHHGPPRVNVWEDPMSPSKWKEEHFVIVSLSGWGLLIFGGYKLFSGGKDKKEEKVVEATS, from the exons ATGGCTACATTAGCAGCGGCTGCAGCTCGTCAAGCAGCAACTCTCAGTCGCATCTCTACTCCAAGGACCCCTTTTCAAGCCGCTAACCTAGTTCAGAGGCGGGGTCTAGCCGGTGCTGCAG ATCACCATGGCCCCCCAAGGGTTAACGTCTGGGAAGACCCAATGAGCCCCTCTAAATGGAAGGAAGAGCAT TTCGTTATTGTCTCTTTATCTGGATGGGGCCTGCTCATCTTTGGAGGGTACAAATTGTTTTCAGGAGGAAAAGACAAGAAGGAAGAG AAAGTGGTGGAAGCAACAAGCTAA
- the LOC133817696 gene encoding uncharacterized protein LOC133817696 produces the protein MAVGGSYSKGNGYGNSSGNSNSNRGGSGRPYGLMLLIAFGAALLGVMILHKLRERRIFNLLVDDKDRDIFSLQLLLQKERDYTKEAKMKNEELKAKIYSLRIQKMEIDRRLVEMQSTIESLKDEGKTMEVAIEEKQNEIKVLRLQQETANEKENSQVMALTVTLKQKDVEIEDLKRRLQYPEKVWSVSTDDSSKQSVNLTLAEDQKEKTGAKTVVGDDESSNKTAVGEVSNDDRREMMSKEKEKNENLLDQMNNKDGFSTGGETIDATGLKVSEEITVANSSDVISKNGGMKTGKHESRKNLATVKGGMKLEIQDDSGNFVEFIARGKRGSASSNSTGKRWRLMGKNRRSEKNGKQNRVKNTRSTRFNDNDDQAKSKGRVNKAASIGIPMGGNHLLEAKIPELLSSENRSTTEERQPSNKLQTSLPREMLLNTSTVGGQSKTRMELEGKKPEVRKLHDQEAIAVEQGMNRKDISKETTDDVKGFKDYRTREEQEQEKFAGDEEQDYTEEVDESEF, from the exons ATGGCGGTAGGAGGATCTTACAGTAAGGGAAATGGTTATGGAAACAGTAGTGGTAATAGTAATAGTAACAGAGGTGGGAGTGGGAGGCCATATGGGTTGATGTTACTTATAGCATTTGGAGCTGCCTTGCTTGGTGTCATGATTCTCCATAAGCTCAGGGAAAGACGCATCTTCAATCTACTCGTCGATGACAAAGACCGTGACATCTTCTCCCTTCAACTCCTCTTGcag AAGGAAAGAGACTACACAAAAGAAGCGAAGATGAAGAATGAGGAGTTGAAAGCTAAGATATACTCTCTCAGAATCCAAAAGATGGAGATTGACAGGAGACTTGTGGAGATGCAGTCAACGATTGAGTCCCTTAAAGATGAAGGGAAGACCATGGAGGTTGCCATTGAGGAGAAGCAAAACGAGATCAAAGTGCTGAGGCTACAACAAGAAACTGCTAATGAGAAAGAGAATTCCCAGGTGATGGCCTTGACTGTAACATTGAAACAAAAGGACGTTGAAATTGAGGATTTGAAACGTCGTCTTCAATACCCAGAAAAGGTTTGGTCAGTAAGTACTGATGACTCTTCTAAGCAGTCAGTAAATTTGACACTGGCAGAGGATCAAAAGGAGAAAACTGGTGCAAAAACTGTGGTTGGTGATGATGAAAGCTCAAATAAAACTGCTGTTGGAGAGGTTAGTAATGACGACAGAAGGGAAATGATGagcaaagaaaaagagaaaaatgagaATTTGCTAGATCAAATGAACAATAAAGATGGGTTTAGTACTGGTGGGGAGACAATTGATGCCACTGGTTTGAAGGTTAGTGAAGAAATTACCGTAGCAAATTCAAGTGATGTAATATCTAAAAATGGTGGAATGAAAACGGGTAAACATGAAAGTCGGAAAAATCTAGCTACTGTTAAAGGCGGAATGAAATTGGAAATCCAAGATGACTCTGGTAACTTTGTTGAGTTCATAGCTAGAGGGAAACGTGGTTCTGCTAGTAGTAATAGTACGGGGAAAAGATGGAGGTTAATGGGTAAGAACAGGAGATCAGagaaaaatggaaaacaaaatAGAGTAAAGAATACTAGAAGTACAAGGTtcaatgataatgatgatcaagCTAAGTCAAAGGGCAGAGTTAACAAAGCAGCTTCAATAGGGATACCAATGGGCGGCAATCACCTATTAGAAGCCAAAATTCCTGAGTTATTAAGCTCGGAAAACAGATCCACGACTGAGGAACGGCAGCCATCCAATAAGCTCCAAACTTCCCTACCCAGAGAAATGCTGTTGAATACAAGTACTGTTGGCGGACAGAGTAAAACAAGAATGGAATTAGAGGGCAAGAAACCAGAAGTCAGAAAACTCCATGACCAAGAAGCCATTGCAGTTGAACAAGGCATGAACAGAAAGGATATCAGCAAAGAGACGACAGATGATGTCAAGGGGTTCAAAGATTACAGGACTCgagaagaacaagaacaagaaaaatTCGCCGGTGATGAAGAACAAGACTACACCGAGGAGGTTGATGAGTCTGAGTTCTAA